CATTTCAAGATAAGGTAATATTTCAATATGCGAATAATAATCAAGACTGGATTGTTCCAAACCTGGATAATCAGAAACATACCCCCATAAAATAACAGGTACATTAGGAACGATGTCATTTTCGATATCATCATTTAATTCTTCTAATTCAGTATAAGTTTTAATGACTTTCATATTTAGTCGAATACAATCATCTTTGAGTGTATCAATTTTTTCAAAAGGCAATAATGCTCTTTCGTCACTTTCGTTTTCATATGCTAGTATAAGTATTTCTCTTGGTTTTCTATTTAACATTTTTTATCATCCTTTACTTTTAATAAATTAAGTGGAGAATCTTTAAGAAACACACCAGTTATTTCTTTATCTTGATTCACTGTTACTTGAGTTATCATGTCAGATAACTGATCTATATATAACGTGTAATTATTTAAAATATTGTGGGTAATTCGATCAAGTTGAGCGGTAGAAGTAATTAGATTATGGCTATTCATTTTACGTTGCCATGTTTCAATCTTATTGAGTTTATCTTTATATTCTTCGATGCTGATTTGTTGTTTAGACAATTGGTTAATGATTTGGTCTTGATTATATTTAGGTTGACTTCTTTTGATTTTCAAAGCCAATTTAGAATGAATAACACTTTCTAAACGTTGAAGCAGTTGTCGATTAATCACATTGTCTTCAATAATGCTTATGACACATTCATCCATCTTTGAAGCTACAAAGTATCCCATATTGCATTTTTTGTATCCCAATCTTTCATTCAAAGGACAAACATAATAGGTAATAGGATGTGTCATATGCTTTCGATTCATACGGATTGGGGTCATTGTGGCACCACAAGTACAGCGAATTTTCTTTCGTAATAAGACGATAGGATGGTGGTACGTTAACGTTTTTTTAGAAGCTCGTATTGTTTCGGCCTTACGAAATAAGCTTTCTTCGATTATAGGATCGAATTGACCTTTATATTCTCCAAAATGGTTACGTATTAGTCCAGCATACTTTTCATTAGTAATAATCCGTTTTACTTGTTTAGGTGTGCGATAGTATAGTGATGATTGGAATG
The genomic region above belongs to Staphylococcus durrellii and contains:
- a CDS encoding recombinase family protein, which gives rise to MSITIGYARQSVDKKETENSVHSQINAIKKYTDNHKIQDVKFISDVKSGRSTTRTGYQSMLDIIRKGECQHIIVFRVNRLNRNFKDFMELQALCEEHHVLITSLSDGRFDLSDKTQAFKIRCLAILGETESKIIAENVRSANALKASNNKLLGTNAPFGYIYMDKSFHIDQSKVATIQFIFNSYVNQGWGYKKISQALAFQSSLYYRTPKQVKRIITNEKYAGLIRNHFGEYKGQFDPIIEESLFRKAETIRASKKTLTYHHPIVLLRKKIRCTCGATMTPIRMNRKHMTHPITYYVCPLNERLGYKKCNMGYFVASKMDECVISIIEDNVINRQLLQRLESVIHSKLALKIKRSQPKYNQDQIINQLSKQQISIEEYKDKLNKIETWQRKMNSHNLITSTAQLDRITHNILNNYTLYIDQLSDMITQVTVNQDKEITGVFLKDSPLNLLKVKDDKKC